A DNA window from Agarivorans sp. TSD2052 contains the following coding sequences:
- the pstA gene encoding phosphate ABC transporter permease PstA — MNKWFKSGNPWIWMTAGAVSISLVAVIGLLLLIAARGLVYFWPSPVLEMEVNQYGKNETVIGELYETELVPIERLHASGANTEGLKGDFVERILIKTGNREYVNLDFRWLTENEILSKRVPSNVAVVERRTNGNFYGYVEGIVKGSDTIDAAADSEHAQLFELLERSNGIIKQADSLQRHDIGSINYKLERLRLKQRKLEMNGELNDTLLASIEADAEQLHQDYLVLEKQLFAYRDDARRDQLIIRDMRGELVTIPMDNVLDVFFPNEMNWFQKAGHWVHQAGKFIVDEPREANTEGGVFPAIFGTVFMVMLMAVIVTPLGVVAAIYLHEYAGNNSFTRLIRIAVINLAGVPSIVYGVFGLGFFVYMLGGSIDSLFYTESLPTPTFGSPGVMWSALTLAILTLPVVIVSTEEGLSRIPSAVRQGSLALGATKAETLWRIVIPMASPAIMTGLILAVARAAGEVAPLMLVGVVKLAPTLPLDGNFPFVHLERKFMHLGFHIYDVGFQSPNVEAARPLVYATAFLLVTVIIGLNLAAIQIRNRLREKFKTLDQ; from the coding sequence ATGAATAAGTGGTTTAAATCAGGTAACCCGTGGATTTGGATGACAGCCGGTGCAGTAAGCATTAGCTTGGTAGCAGTAATAGGTTTGCTGCTATTAATCGCTGCCCGCGGTTTAGTTTATTTCTGGCCAAGCCCAGTGCTTGAAATGGAAGTTAATCAGTATGGTAAAAATGAAACGGTCATTGGTGAGCTTTATGAAACCGAATTGGTGCCAATTGAGCGTTTACATGCGTCTGGTGCTAATACTGAAGGCCTAAAAGGTGATTTTGTTGAAAGGATACTGATTAAGACCGGTAACCGTGAATACGTAAATTTGGATTTTCGCTGGTTAACCGAAAATGAAATCTTGTCTAAACGTGTTCCCTCCAATGTGGCCGTGGTTGAACGTAGAACCAACGGTAACTTTTATGGTTATGTAGAAGGTATTGTAAAGGGTAGTGACACCATAGATGCCGCCGCTGATAGCGAGCATGCTCAGCTATTTGAATTGCTAGAACGTTCTAATGGCATCATTAAACAAGCGGATTCTTTGCAGCGTCATGATATTGGTAGCATCAACTACAAGCTTGAGCGCCTGCGTTTAAAGCAACGTAAGCTTGAAATGAATGGTGAGCTTAACGACACGCTATTAGCCAGTATCGAAGCCGATGCCGAGCAATTGCATCAAGACTACTTAGTGTTAGAGAAGCAATTGTTTGCTTATCGCGATGATGCACGACGTGACCAGTTAATTATTCGTGATATGCGCGGAGAGTTAGTCACGATTCCTATGGATAACGTGTTGGACGTGTTCTTCCCTAATGAGATGAACTGGTTCCAAAAAGCTGGCCATTGGGTTCACCAAGCGGGCAAGTTTATTGTCGATGAGCCTCGTGAAGCGAATACTGAGGGTGGGGTATTTCCTGCCATTTTTGGTACGGTATTCATGGTTATGCTAATGGCGGTGATTGTGACCCCGCTGGGTGTTGTAGCCGCTATCTATTTGCACGAATACGCTGGCAATAACAGCTTTACCCGTTTGATTCGAATCGCAGTGATTAACTTAGCGGGTGTTCCTTCGATTGTGTATGGCGTATTTGGCTTAGGTTTCTTCGTGTATATGCTGGGTGGGAGTATCGATTCATTGTTCTACACCGAGTCATTACCAACACCTACTTTTGGCTCGCCAGGTGTGATGTGGTCGGCGTTAACCTTAGCCATTTTGACTTTGCCTGTGGTGATTGTTTCCACGGAAGAGGGTTTATCACGGATCCCTAGTGCAGTGCGCCAAGGCTCATTAGCCTTAGGTGCAACCAAGGCTGAAACCCTATGGCGAATTGTTATTCCCATGGCCAGCCCAGCCATTATGACCGGTTTAATCTTGGCGGTAGCGCGGGCGGCCGGTGAAGTAGCACCTTTGATGCTAGTAGGGGTGGTGAAGTTAGCGCCCACCTTACCATTAGATGGAAACTTCCCGTTTGTTCACCTAGAGCGTAAATTTATGCACTTAGGTTTTCATATCTATGATGTGGGTTTCCAAAGTCCAAATGTAGAGGCCGCTCGACCACTGGTTTATGCGACAGCCTTCTTGTTAGTCACGGTTATCATAGGTTTAAACCTAGCTGCGATTCAGATCCGTAACCGTTTACGTGAAAAGTTTAAAACGTTAGACCAATAA
- the pstB gene encoding phosphate ABC transporter ATP-binding protein PstB encodes MISLNTENSRDTKIDLANLSAEQTALEVKNLNLHYGNKQALFDVSMKIPKGQVTAFIGPSGCGKSTLLRCINRMNDLVDICKISGEILLHGQNIYDKSVDVAALRRNVGMVFQRPNPFPKSIYENVVYGLRLQGVKDRRVLDEAVERSLRGAALWEEVKDRLHENAFGLSGGQQQRLVIARAIAIEPEVLLLDEPTSALDPISTLTIEELINDLKSRYTVVIVTHNMQQAARVSDQTAFMYMGDMVEYADTNTLFTTPAKKQTEDYITGRYG; translated from the coding sequence ATGATTTCTTTGAATACAGAAAACAGTCGAGATACAAAAATAGACTTGGCTAACTTAAGTGCAGAACAAACAGCCTTAGAAGTAAAAAACTTGAATCTACATTACGGGAATAAGCAGGCCTTATTTGACGTATCGATGAAGATTCCTAAGGGGCAAGTTACCGCGTTTATTGGCCCTTCAGGCTGCGGTAAGTCAACCTTGTTACGTTGTATCAACCGCATGAACGACTTAGTCGATATTTGTAAAATCAGTGGCGAAATCTTGCTGCATGGGCAAAATATCTACGATAAGAGTGTCGATGTAGCGGCTTTGCGCCGTAATGTGGGGATGGTATTTCAACGTCCTAATCCCTTTCCTAAGTCTATCTACGAAAATGTGGTGTATGGATTGCGCCTGCAAGGTGTGAAAGATCGCCGGGTATTAGATGAAGCAGTAGAACGTTCGCTGCGCGGCGCTGCATTGTGGGAAGAAGTAAAAGACCGCTTGCATGAAAATGCATTTGGTTTATCTGGTGGACAGCAGCAACGTTTGGTCATTGCTCGTGCTATTGCCATTGAACCCGAAGTGCTGTTATTGGATGAGCCAACATCTGCACTTGATCCCATTTCGACTCTAACTATCGAAGAATTAATCAACGACTTGAAGAGTCGTTATACGGTAGTGATAGTTACCCACAACATGCAACAAGCGGCGCGTGTATCAGATCAAACCGCCTTTATGTATATGGGCGATATGGTGGAGTATGCTGATACTAATACCTTGTTTACAACACCCGCGAAGAAACAAACTGAAGATTACATTACTGGCCGTTACGGTTAA
- the phoU gene encoding phosphate signaling complex protein PhoU: MDKLNMNKHISGQFNAELDHVRNQIMAMGGLVEQQLNDALSLLNRPDAELVNKVISTDSKVNSYEVAIDEECTRIIAKRQPAASDLRVIMAIIKTIADLERIGDAAESIARMVERNMDKPFKASLTSLEHLGQHTAKMLHDVLDGFARMDVDMAWRVHQEDKKVDKEYERLIRELMTYMMEDPRSIPQVLDALSAARAIERVGDRCQNIAEYIIYFVRGKDVRHLAGDEVEKLL; the protein is encoded by the coding sequence ATGGATAAGTTGAACATGAACAAACACATATCTGGTCAGTTTAATGCTGAACTCGATCATGTGCGCAATCAAATTATGGCAATGGGGGGCTTAGTTGAACAGCAACTCAATGACGCCTTGAGTTTGTTAAACCGTCCCGATGCCGAGTTAGTCAATAAGGTTATTTCTACCGATAGCAAAGTCAATTCTTACGAAGTGGCTATTGATGAAGAATGTACCCGTATCATTGCTAAACGCCAACCGGCAGCGAGTGACCTACGGGTGATTATGGCAATCATTAAAACCATTGCCGACCTAGAGCGAATTGGCGATGCTGCTGAAAGTATTGCTCGAATGGTTGAGCGCAATATGGATAAACCCTTTAAAGCGTCGTTAACCAGCTTGGAGCATTTAGGCCAGCATACCGCTAAGATGCTGCACGATGTACTCGATGGCTTTGCCCGTATGGATGTTGATATGGCGTGGAGGGTTCACCAAGAAGATAAGAAGGTGGATAAAGAGTATGAGCGATTGATTCGTGAGCTAATGACTTACATGATGGAAGATCCTCGTTCAATCCCTCAGGTGCTTGACGCCTTAAGTGCTGCTCGTGCCATAGAGCGAGTAGGGGACCGTTGTCAAAACATTGCAGAGTACATTATTTATTTTGTACGAGGTAAAGACGTACGGCATTTAGCCGGTGATGAAGTAGAAAAACTGCTTTAG
- the aceA gene encoding isocitrate lyase — protein sequence MTLTREQQIQALEKDWAENPRWKGVKRPYSAEEVVKLRGSVIPENTIARHGAEKLWSLVNGQAKKGYVNCLGALTGGQAVQQAKAGIEAIYLSGWQVAADNNSASSMYPDQSLYPVDSVPKVVERINNSFQRADQIQWANGLSPANGGLDYFLPIVADAEAGFGGVLNAFELMKNMIKAGAAGVHFEDQLASVKKCGHMGGKVLVPTQEAVQKLVAARFAADVAGVPTLVIARTDANAADLLTSDVDPYDAEFVQGERTAEGFYKVNAGIDQAISRGLAYAEYADLIWCETATPCLEEARKFAEAIHAKYPDQLLAYNCSPSFNWRKNLDDETIAKFQQELSDMGYKYQFITLAGIHNMWYNMFDLAHNYAQGEGMKHYVNMVQEKEFQAADRGYTFVAHQQEVGTGYFDQVTNVIQGGQSSVTALTGSTEEEQFS from the coding sequence ATGACATTAACAAGAGAACAGCAAATTCAAGCATTAGAAAAAGACTGGGCCGAAAACCCTCGCTGGAAAGGAGTTAAGCGTCCTTATAGCGCTGAAGAAGTGGTTAAATTGCGCGGTTCAGTCATTCCAGAAAATACCATTGCCCGTCACGGTGCTGAAAAACTATGGTCTTTAGTCAATGGTCAAGCCAAAAAAGGTTACGTAAATTGCCTAGGCGCTCTTACTGGCGGCCAAGCTGTGCAGCAAGCTAAAGCAGGTATTGAAGCTATTTACTTGTCTGGTTGGCAGGTAGCGGCGGATAACAACTCAGCATCAAGCATGTATCCCGATCAGTCTTTGTATCCGGTAGACTCTGTGCCAAAAGTCGTCGAGCGTATTAATAATTCTTTCCAACGAGCTGACCAAATTCAATGGGCAAATGGATTATCACCTGCAAATGGTGGCTTAGATTACTTCTTACCTATTGTGGCCGATGCGGAAGCTGGCTTTGGTGGCGTATTAAATGCGTTCGAATTAATGAAAAATATGATCAAGGCGGGCGCGGCAGGTGTCCACTTTGAAGATCAGCTCGCGTCAGTGAAAAAATGTGGCCATATGGGCGGTAAAGTATTGGTTCCCACCCAAGAAGCAGTACAAAAACTAGTGGCGGCTCGCTTTGCAGCTGACGTTGCTGGAGTTCCCACCTTGGTGATTGCACGTACTGATGCCAATGCCGCAGACTTACTCACCTCTGATGTTGATCCCTATGATGCAGAGTTTGTTCAAGGCGAACGCACCGCTGAAGGCTTTTACAAAGTAAATGCCGGTATAGACCAAGCGATTAGTCGCGGTCTTGCGTATGCCGAGTATGCTGATTTGATTTGGTGTGAAACGGCTACTCCGTGCTTAGAAGAAGCCCGTAAGTTTGCTGAAGCCATCCATGCTAAATACCCAGACCAGCTATTAGCCTATAACTGTTCTCCTTCTTTCAACTGGCGTAAAAACCTTGATGACGAAACAATTGCTAAGTTCCAACAAGAACTGAGTGACATGGGCTACAAGTACCAGTTCATCACTTTAGCCGGTATCCATAACATGTGGTACAACATGTTCGACCTCGCGCATAATTACGCTCAAGGTGAAGGCATGAAGCACTATGTGAACATGGTTCAAGAGAAAGAGTTCCAGGCCGCTGACCGTGGTTATACCTTTGTCGCGCACCAACAAGAAGTAGGTACCGGATATTTTGACCAAGTAACTAACGTGATTCAAGGTGGTCAGTCTTCAGTCACCGCGTTAACTGGCTCTACCGAAGAAGAGCAATTTAGCTAA
- a CDS encoding acyl carrier protein phosphodiesterase, with protein MNYLAHFHIAQHTSTSISGALLGDFVKGNQWQDYPPVTQLGILLHRQVDSFTDQHIAAEKISLCFQPALRRYSGIALDVYFDHLLTQQWENYASLPLNTFIKHCYQQLKTSPLNDRALVTANHMREYNWLKQYQTRDNIKLTLQAISKRLRRPVRLDLLMDDIDKHEAVIEAVFIRLYPQVLYRAEQFVKQQSL; from the coding sequence ATGAACTATCTTGCGCATTTCCATATCGCCCAGCATACCTCAACCTCCATTTCTGGCGCTTTACTGGGTGACTTCGTAAAGGGTAATCAATGGCAAGACTACCCACCCGTCACTCAACTTGGGATCTTGCTACATCGGCAAGTAGATAGCTTTACCGATCAACACATCGCTGCCGAGAAAATAAGCCTGTGTTTTCAACCTGCCCTGCGTCGCTACAGTGGAATAGCCTTAGATGTTTACTTTGACCACTTGCTCACTCAGCAATGGGAAAACTACGCGTCACTCCCGCTCAACACGTTCATAAAGCATTGTTACCAGCAACTAAAGACATCCCCCTTAAATGACCGAGCCTTAGTCACGGCAAACCATATGCGTGAATATAATTGGTTAAAACAATATCAAACCAGAGACAACATTAAGCTTACGCTACAAGCGATAAGTAAACGCTTACGTCGCCCAGTACGATTAGACTTACTGATGGATGATATTGATAAGCATGAAGCAGTCATTGAAGCCGTATTTATCAGGCTTTATCCGCAAGTACTTTATAGGGCTGAGCAGTTTGTTAAACAACAAAGCCTATAA
- a CDS encoding alpha/beta hydrolase family protein, translating into MHLVFRFFALFLLTVSIASLADDIGETVWIPMTDPGVFWDSQIKLEATLYKPEGEGPFPLVVFNHGSTGPGIIEENLSIKPWGLAALLTQQNIALLVPMRRGRGLSEGDYNESYNCSVNSVEAGLRYASQSLDAAFAFIKEQPWVDPNRIVISGNSRGGLLSVIYAAKHAELFKGVVNFSGGWMGEQCQINAPSASNVGLFTNAGKTSPLPHLFIYGHNDAYYSDEAIQSYISAFKKDGGQVDFQFYQLGNEVNGHEIFYKHADLWLYGFNQFLQQTGMVSDPPFTEE; encoded by the coding sequence ATGCACCTGGTTTTCCGCTTCTTTGCACTATTTTTGTTAACTGTCAGCATAGCTAGTTTAGCTGACGACATAGGCGAAACAGTTTGGATCCCAATGACCGACCCGGGGGTATTCTGGGATAGCCAGATAAAGCTAGAGGCCACCTTATATAAGCCCGAAGGTGAAGGGCCTTTTCCCTTAGTCGTGTTTAATCATGGCTCAACTGGCCCAGGTATTATTGAAGAAAACCTAAGCATTAAGCCTTGGGGTTTAGCGGCTTTATTGACTCAACAAAATATCGCGTTATTGGTACCAATGCGCCGAGGGCGAGGGTTATCAGAAGGCGATTACAATGAATCATATAACTGCAGTGTTAATAGCGTAGAAGCTGGCTTACGTTACGCGTCACAAAGCTTAGATGCCGCTTTTGCTTTTATCAAAGAACAACCTTGGGTTGACCCAAATAGAATAGTAATTAGTGGCAATTCACGGGGCGGTCTGCTTTCGGTTATTTACGCCGCAAAACATGCTGAATTATTTAAAGGTGTAGTCAATTTCTCAGGTGGTTGGATGGGCGAGCAGTGCCAAATAAATGCCCCCAGTGCTAGCAACGTAGGCTTGTTCACCAACGCGGGTAAAACTAGCCCTCTGCCTCACTTATTTATATATGGGCATAATGATGCTTATTACTCTGATGAGGCGATTCAAAGCTATATAAGCGCATTTAAAAAAGACGGTGGGCAAGTGGACTTTCAATTTTACCAATTAGGTAACGAAGTAAACGGCCACGAAATTTTTTATAAACATGCCGATTTGTGGTTATATGGCTTTAACCAGTTTTTACAACAAACAGGTATGGTCAGTGACCCCCCATTTACTGAAGAATAG
- a CDS encoding CBS domain-containing protein yields the protein MIKVSDIMTTNPHTVFEQTTLEEAVSLCKEHKIRHLPIIDVNEHLIGLVSERTLLAAQESSLSKTTASQRRAHEQQVMLKHIMLTKLHTVAPAAGVEEAARHIERYRIGCLPVVEGKKLIGIITDTDFVGVAISLLEMLAEQEPISPDN from the coding sequence ATGATTAAAGTATCAGACATCATGACAACTAATCCGCACACTGTTTTTGAGCAGACGACCTTAGAAGAGGCCGTTAGCTTGTGTAAAGAACATAAGATCCGTCATCTACCGATTATTGATGTAAACGAACACTTGATCGGTTTAGTCAGTGAGCGGACTTTACTTGCCGCGCAAGAATCATCGCTAAGCAAAACCACCGCTTCACAACGCCGCGCCCATGAACAACAAGTCATGCTTAAACATATTATGCTAACTAAATTGCATACCGTTGCTCCAGCAGCCGGAGTAGAAGAAGCAGCCAGGCATATAGAACGGTATCGAATAGGCTGTTTACCTGTTGTAGAGGGCAAAAAACTCATCGGGATAATTACTGATACCGACTTCGTGGGAGTGGCAATCTCCTTATTAGAAATGCTGGCAGAGCAAGAACCTATTAGCCCTGATAACTAA
- a CDS encoding anti-phage deoxyguanosine triphosphatase: MTELSQQAGTARFAEEQSQRRNDHRTPWQRDRARILHSAAFRRLQNKTQVLSIGNNDFYRTRLTHSLEVAQIGTGIVGHLQAKNQTLNNYLPELNLIESLCLAHDIGHPPFGHGGEVALNYMMRDNGGFEGNAQTFRILTKLEPYTKDDGMNLTRRTLLGIIKYPCLLSQLQRHPLPPVAKSFRQLKVADWTPAKGIYDDDQSLYNWVLASLSAKDRDLFTQSKTVNPLRHKKSIYKSLDCSIMELADDIAYGVHDLEDAIVMGIVNRQDWQEQVASAIADIKQCWLADEIGALSVKLFSRHHYDQKDAIGSLVNAFITSISLQAQQRFDEPLLDLKAQMDPPMAQALEVLKRFVLHYVIQTPEIEMVRFKGQQVVMELFQAFASDPERLLPLNTRVRWLKAGEDQENPARVIADYIAGMTDDYANRLFQTLF; encoded by the coding sequence ATGACCGAATTAAGCCAACAAGCTGGCACTGCGCGCTTCGCCGAAGAACAAAGCCAACGACGTAATGATCATAGAACCCCTTGGCAACGAGACCGCGCAAGGATCCTTCACTCAGCAGCATTTCGGCGTTTACAAAACAAGACTCAAGTATTGAGCATAGGCAACAATGACTTTTACCGAACTCGACTCACTCACTCTCTGGAAGTTGCCCAAATTGGCACCGGAATTGTCGGGCACCTGCAAGCCAAAAACCAAACCCTCAATAACTACCTTCCTGAGTTAAACCTCATTGAAAGTCTTTGTTTAGCCCACGACATTGGTCACCCCCCTTTCGGTCACGGCGGTGAAGTAGCTCTCAACTATATGATGCGCGACAATGGTGGTTTTGAAGGCAATGCTCAAACCTTTAGAATATTAACGAAATTAGAGCCCTATACCAAAGATGACGGGATGAATCTCACCCGCCGCACCCTATTAGGCATTATCAAGTATCCTTGTTTGCTAAGCCAATTACAGCGCCACCCCTTACCACCTGTCGCTAAAAGCTTTAGACAGCTTAAAGTAGCAGATTGGACCCCAGCTAAAGGGATTTATGACGACGACCAGAGCCTTTATAACTGGGTTCTGGCTAGCTTAAGCGCTAAAGATCGCGATCTTTTCACCCAATCCAAAACAGTAAACCCTTTACGCCATAAAAAATCCATTTATAAGTCTTTAGATTGCTCGATCATGGAGTTAGCTGACGATATCGCCTATGGGGTTCATGATTTAGAAGATGCCATTGTAATGGGGATCGTCAATCGACAAGACTGGCAAGAGCAAGTGGCTTCGGCCATCGCCGATATTAAACAATGCTGGTTGGCCGATGAAATAGGCGCGCTATCAGTAAAGCTCTTTAGCCGCCACCATTATGACCAAAAAGATGCTATTGGCAGCTTAGTTAATGCGTTTATCACATCAATAAGCTTGCAAGCACAGCAGCGCTTTGATGAGCCATTGCTCGATTTAAAAGCACAGATGGACCCTCCCATGGCGCAAGCCTTAGAGGTGCTTAAGCGCTTTGTACTACATTACGTTATCCAGACGCCCGAGATTGAAATGGTGCGCTTTAAGGGGCAGCAAGTCGTAATGGAGTTATTTCAAGCATTTGCCAGTGACCCAGAGCGCTTATTGCCGTTAAATACTCGAGTTCGTTGGTTAAAAGCTGGTGAAGACCAAGAGAACCCCGCGAGAGTTATTGCCGACTATATTGCGGGTATGACCGATGACTATGCTAATCGACTATTCCAGACCTTATTTTAA
- a CDS encoding pyridoxal phosphate-dependent aminotransferase — protein MHQIVKSHKLDNVCYDIRGPVLKQAKRLEEEGHRVLKLNIGNTAEFNFEAPEEILVDVIHNLPTAQGYCDSKGLFSARKAVMHHYQLQGLRTTTLEDIYLGNGVSELIVMAMQALLNNGDEMLVPSPDYPLWTAAVTLSGGNPVHYQCDEEAGWFPDIEDIRSKITPRTKGLVVINPNNPTGAVYSKEILLELVELAREHNLILFADEIYSKVIYDQALHIPMSTLSDDVLTLTFNGLSKAYRVCGFRSGWLLVSGPKHRAKDYIDGLDMLASMRLCANVPVQHAIQTALGGYQSINELIVPGGRLYEQRNLAWQLLNDIPGVSCVKPQGAMYLFPKLDVKKFNIKDDQQFALDLLQQEKILVVQGTGFNWSKPDHFRIVFLPREEELREAIGKIANFLEGYRQAD, from the coding sequence ATGCATCAAATAGTCAAATCACATAAGCTCGACAACGTCTGTTATGACATTCGTGGTCCAGTACTGAAACAAGCCAAGCGCCTTGAAGAAGAGGGGCATAGAGTTCTTAAATTAAATATAGGCAATACCGCCGAATTTAATTTTGAAGCGCCAGAAGAAATTTTGGTCGATGTTATTCATAACCTGCCTACCGCTCAGGGTTATTGTGACTCGAAAGGATTGTTTTCCGCCCGCAAAGCGGTGATGCACCATTACCAACTGCAAGGGTTGCGCACAACCACCCTAGAAGATATTTATTTAGGTAACGGCGTTAGTGAGCTGATTGTTATGGCCATGCAAGCGCTATTAAACAACGGTGACGAAATGCTGGTACCGTCACCTGATTACCCTTTATGGACAGCTGCCGTAACGCTGTCAGGCGGCAACCCCGTTCATTACCAATGTGATGAAGAGGCGGGCTGGTTCCCCGATATCGAAGACATACGCAGCAAAATCACGCCGCGAACCAAAGGCTTAGTGGTAATTAATCCGAATAATCCAACCGGTGCAGTATACAGCAAAGAAATATTGCTAGAGTTGGTAGAGCTGGCGCGTGAACATAACTTGATTTTGTTTGCTGACGAAATCTATTCAAAAGTGATATACGATCAAGCCCTACATATTCCAATGTCGACCTTGTCAGATGACGTACTAACACTCACCTTTAACGGCTTATCTAAAGCTTATCGAGTATGTGGTTTTCGTTCTGGTTGGCTACTCGTTAGCGGGCCTAAGCATCGGGCCAAAGATTATATTGACGGCTTAGACATGCTAGCTTCTATGCGCCTATGTGCCAATGTACCGGTGCAACATGCGATACAAACGGCATTAGGCGGCTATCAGAGTATTAATGAGTTGATTGTGCCTGGTGGGCGTTTATACGAGCAACGTAACCTGGCTTGGCAACTGCTTAACGATATTCCAGGGGTAAGTTGTGTAAAGCCGCAAGGTGCCATGTACTTATTTCCGAAACTTGATGTGAAAAAATTCAACATTAAGGACGACCAACAATTTGCCCTCGACTTGCTCCAACAAGAAAAAATCTTGGTGGTACAAGGTACCGGCTTCAATTGGTCTAAACCCGATCACTTCCGTATCGTGTTTTTACCACGAGAAGAAGAGTTGCGAGAAGCCATTGGCAAAATAGCCAACTTCTTAGAAGGTTACCGCCAAGCAGATTAA
- a CDS encoding LysR substrate-binding domain-containing protein, whose translation MLELKHLKTLQALRETGSLVVAAQRLCLTQSALSHQLKDLESRIGAKLFVRKTKPLRFTMAGLRVLDLADSVIEQVQHTERELARLVDGGAGRLHLAIECHSCFNWLMPAIDNYRALWPDVELDFSSGFSFEPLPELAQGQLDLVITSDPQPSEGIIFSPLFSYQPTLALSPNHPLAKKALIEPEDFAKQVLISYPVDSHRLDLFNLFLDPAGVEPLAIRKVDMTIMMMQLVASGRGVAVLPNWALTEYVKKGYIVTRPLGDGKLWQNLYAAKHQSHQDSAYIDAFLNIAREHCFSHLDGIKNIDEEDVS comes from the coding sequence ATGTTAGAACTCAAACACCTAAAAACCTTACAAGCCCTCAGAGAAACAGGCTCTTTAGTGGTGGCTGCTCAACGTTTGTGTTTGACTCAATCGGCTTTGTCTCATCAGCTTAAAGATTTAGAATCGCGCATTGGCGCTAAGCTATTTGTGCGTAAAACTAAGCCCTTGCGTTTCACAATGGCTGGCTTACGAGTATTAGATTTAGCCGATAGTGTGATTGAACAAGTTCAGCATACCGAGCGAGAATTAGCCCGTTTAGTTGACGGTGGAGCAGGGCGCTTGCACCTTGCGATAGAGTGTCATAGCTGTTTTAACTGGTTAATGCCTGCTATCGACAACTACCGAGCGTTGTGGCCAGACGTAGAGCTAGATTTTAGTAGTGGCTTTAGCTTTGAACCATTACCCGAGTTGGCTCAGGGGCAATTGGATCTGGTGATTACCTCTGATCCCCAACCCAGTGAGGGAATTATTTTTTCCCCGCTTTTTTCTTATCAGCCCACCTTGGCGCTAAGTCCAAATCATCCCTTAGCCAAGAAGGCGCTGATCGAACCTGAAGATTTTGCCAAGCAAGTACTGATATCTTATCCGGTAGATAGCCATCGTTTAGATCTGTTTAATTTGTTTTTAGACCCTGCAGGGGTAGAACCTTTGGCTATTCGAAAAGTTGATATGACCATTATGATGATGCAGTTAGTGGCAAGTGGTAGGGGGGTTGCAGTGCTGCCTAACTGGGCCTTAACCGAGTATGTTAAAAAAGGTTATATCGTTACTCGGCCTTTGGGTGATGGAAAATTATGGCAAAACTTGTACGCAGCCAAACACCAAAGTCATCAAGATAGTGCTTATATCGATGCTTTCTTAAATATTGCCCGTGAACATTGCTTTAGCCATTTAGATGGCATTAAGAACATTGATGAGGAAGATGTATCGTGA
- a CDS encoding DUF3802 family protein, which translates to MVTDSEGYIQLIGFLTDNLALFEHTRTQQNPLTICDYVTEQLAESVMLVCRQHEHLDSEHRFTVIREIDSVVNDLEQVLSGVWMRSPTQQQLQFIDEFVGLIKNMFDNQLIAIDPI; encoded by the coding sequence ATGGTTACAGATAGTGAAGGATACATTCAGCTTATAGGTTTTTTAACCGATAACTTGGCGTTGTTTGAGCATACTCGAACGCAACAAAACCCTTTGACTATATGCGACTACGTGACAGAGCAACTGGCTGAAAGCGTCATGTTAGTCTGCAGACAACATGAGCACCTAGACAGTGAGCATCGCTTTACCGTGATTAGAGAGATTGATTCGGTAGTGAATGACTTGGAACAAGTATTGTCAGGGGTATGGATGCGCAGCCCTACTCAGCAACAGCTGCAATTTATTGATGAGTTTGTCGGCTTGATTAAAAATATGTTCGACAATCAACTTATCGCCATTGACCCTATTTAA